The window GCTGGCGGTGGAGGCGACCGCGACGGCGCCGCCGACGGACATCAGCAGGCCGAAGACGATCCAGCTGGTGCGCTCGGTGGCGACGTACAGCATCACCACGAAGAGGCCGAAGTACAGGAAGGACGAGCCCAGGTCGTTCTCGAAGATCAGGATCAGCAGGCTGAGCAGCCAGATCACGATGATCGGGCCGAGGTCGCGGCCGCGCGGCAGGTAGAGGCCCATGAAGCGGCGGCTGGCCAGGGCCAGGGCGTCCCGCTTGACCATCAGGTAGCCGGCGAAGAACACGGTCAGGATGATCTTGGCGAACTCACCGGGCTGGATCGAGAAGGCGCCCATCCGGATCCAGATCTTGGCGCCGAAGTCCTCCTTGCGGGCCGGGAAGAAGGCCGGCGCCGCGAGCAGCACCAGGGCCGCCGCCATCGAGATGTAGGTGTAGCGCTGGAGGACCCGGTGGTCCTTCAGGAAGATCATCACGAAGATGAAGAACGCCACCCCGAGGCCCGACCACATCAGCTGGTTGGCCGCCGCGGGGTAGTTGTTGTGCAGCAGCTTCCCGGCCTTGTCGAGCCGCCAGATCATCACCACGCCGAGCCCGTTGAGCAGGGTGGCGATCGGCAGCATCAGCGGGTCCGCGTAGGGCGCGAAGCGGCGCATCAGCAGGTGCGCGACCAGTGCCAGCGCCCCCATGCCGAGGCCGTAGCCGAGCATGCCGGCCGGTAGCGAGTCGTCCATCGCGAGGCCCACGTTGGCGTACGCGAGGACCGGCAGCAGCACCGCGAACGCCAGCATGGCCAGCTCGGTGTTGCGTCGGTTGGGCGCGCCCTGCGGGGAGATGGTGGTGTTGCCCCGGCGCCGGGAGGAGGCGCGGTCGGCCGGTACGCCGCCGGACCGGCGGTCGCCGGAGCGGTTGTCGGCGCCGTTGCTGAGGTCGAAGGTGCTCACGTGGTGACCGCTCCCTGACGGCCGGCAGGCCCGCTCGGGGCGGGCCTATGTCGGGTCGCGGCCGTCACGGCTTCGGGCAGGAGTCGGCCTTCTGCCGCTCCTCGTCCGTCAGACCGGGCAGGTCGCCCTGCGACCCGGTGGCCGGGGCGGCGGCGCTCTGGCTCGGGGCGGCCGTGGTCGGGGTGGGGGTCGGGGTGGCCGAGGCCGTGGGGGTGGCCGGAGCCGCCCGGCCGGGCACGGAGGGCGACGGCGCGGGCGCGGTGGCCGTCCGGAACCCGATGTGCGCCACGGCGGGCGTGGTGCCCGGCTGACCGGCCGGCGCGGTGCCCGGCAGCGCCGGGTTGGCCGCGGCGGCCGCCCGGGCGTCGGAGACCTTGTGGCAGAACGTCGCCTGCTCGCCCAGCTTCTTCACCTTGTCGTCGGCGTCGCCGAGGCTGCTGGCCGAGATGGTGTTGGTGACGTGGGTGCGCTGGTCCTGCGGCAGGTACTTGAGCTCGATGTCCTTGTACGTGGTGTGCACCGAGGACAGGCTCAGCCCGGCGAGGCTCTGGTTGACGCCCTGGTAGACCGCGACGTGGTCGCCGTCGACGCCGACGTAGTACTGGTCCTGGGTCCACTGGTAGCCGAAGAAGCCGACGCCGCCCAGCACGCCCAGGGCGACCAGGGCCGCCAGCGAGAGCTTGAGCGCCTTGCCCTTGCGCTTCGGCAGCGCCTCGTCGTCGAAGTCCTCGGTGCCGTACACCGGGGGCTCGCCGGCCGCGTAGCCCTCGTAGCCCTCGGCCGGGCCGAAGCCGGCCGGGGCGGCGCCGTAGCCGCCGTCGTAGCCCTCGGCGGGGCCGAAGGCGCCCTGCGGGGAGCGGCCGAGACCGGCCGCCCGGCCGGCCGGGGTGTCCCGGATCGACTGGTCGGCGACGGTCGAGGACGGCGGGGTCTCGGCGACCGCGCCGACGACCACCGGGACGTCGTTGAACTGACCGCTCAGGGTGTCCGTGGCACCGACGTCGAGGACGTCCGCCACGATGCAGGTGATGTTGTCCGGACCGCCGCCGCGCAGGGCGAGCTGGATCAGCTCCTGCACGGTCTGCTCGGGGGAGTAGAAGCTCCCGAGGGTGTCCTGGAGGGTCTGGTGGCTGACCGGGCCGGAGAGGCCGTCGGAGCAGATCAGGTAGCGGTCGCCGGCCCGGACCTCGCGGATCGACAGGTCGGGCTCGACCTGGCCGCGGCCGTCCAGCGCCCGCATCAGCAGCGAGCGCTGCGGGTGGGTCTCGGCCTCCTCCGGCGTGATCCGGCCCTCGTCGACCAGGCGCTGCACCCAGGTGTGGTCCTGGGTGATCTGCACCAGCGCGCCGTCACGCAGCAGGTAGGCGCGGGAGTCGCCGACGTGCACCAGACCCATCCGCTGGCCCGTCCAGAGCATCGCGGTGAGGGTGCAGCCCATGCCTTCCAGCTGCGGGTCCTCCTCGACCATCTGCCGGAGGCGGTCGTTGGCGCCCTGGACGGCGTCACCGAGCAGGGTCAGCAGGTCGGCGCCGGGCACGTCCTCGTCCAGCCGGACGATCGAGCCGAGCACCTCGGAGGAAGCGACCTCGCCGGCCGCGGCCCCGCCCATGCCGTCGGCCACGGCGAGCAGCCGCGGCCCGGCGTAGCCGGAGTCCTCGTTCCCCTCCCGGATCAGCCCCTTGTGGGAGCCGGCGGCGAAGCGCAGCACCAGGGTCATGCGACCTGAGCCCCCCTCTGGGTCATGGACGGGATGCTGTCCCTCATGCGCTACTACTTCCGCAGTTCGATGACGGTCCTGCCGATACGGATCGGCATGCCCGGCTGGAGCGGGGTCGGCGCGGTCAGGCGCTGCCGGTCCAGATAGGTGCCGTTGGTGGAGCCTAGATCCTCGACCGTCCACTGCCCAGTCTGATCCGGATAGATCCTGGCATGCCGGGAGGACGCGTAGTCGTCGTCCAGCACGATGGTGGAGTCGTGCGCGCGGCCCAGCGTGATGGTCTGGCCCTGCAGCGCCACGGTCGTACCGGCCAGCGAGCCCTGCACCACGACCAGCTGGGTCGGGGCGCCGCGGCGCCGGCCGCCGCCTCCGCCCTGGGTCTGGGCGGCCGGGGCGGGCTGGCCCTGCGGGGCCCGCCCGGGCGCGGCCGCGGCGGGGGCCGCCGTGGCGGCGGCCGCGGTCGCGGCACCGCCCCGGCGGGAGGAACGCGGGTTCACCTTCGTGCCGAAGAGGTCACTGCGGATCACCTGGACCGCGACGATGACGAAGAGCCACAGCACGGCGAGGAAACCCAGCCGCATGACCGTCAGGGTCAGTTCTGACATGGCCGGCCCGCCCGTGAGTGAGCGAAGCGAGCGAACAAATCGGACACTACCCTTCGACCTGTCGGTAGACGATGGTGGTGGAACCCACGACGATTCGCGAGCCGTCGCGGAGCGTAGCGCGCTGGGTGTGCTGTCCGTCCACCACGATGCCGTTGGTGGACCCGAGGTCGAGCACCATCGAGGGCGTGCCGGGCCGGATCTCGGCGTGCTTGCGGGAGACCCCGGGGTCGTCGATCCGCACGTCGGCCTCGGTGGAGCGGCCGAGCACGCAGGCGTTCCCGGTGATCTGGTGGCGGGAGCCGTTGACCTCGATCCAGCGCCGGACGGCGGTGCCGTGGCCGGCGCCGGGGAACGGGCGGACGTTGCCGCCCGCGGGCGGGCCGGCGGGCATGGCGGGGGGTGCGGCCGGCGGCGGGGGCGCGCTGTAGGGAGCGGCGCCCTGCTGCTGCCACGGTGCGCCGGGGGCCGGGGCGGCCGGCGGCCGGCCGTAGCCGCCCCCCTGGGTGGGGTGCGCCGGGGCCTGCTGCTGCGGCTGCTCCTCGGCGGCCAGCGTGCGGCTGCGCACCCGGTAGAGCCCGGTGTCCAGATCGTCGGCCTTCTCCAGGTTCACCTGGAGCGGCCCCATGAAGGAGTACCGCTGGGCCTCGGCGTACTCGCGGACCATCCCGGCCAGCTCGGTGCCCAGCTGACCGGAGTAGGGGCTGAGCCGCTCGAAGTCGTGCGGGCTGAGCTCGACGATGAAGTCGTTGGGCACGACGGTCCGGTCGCGGTTCCAGATGCTCGCGTTGTTGTCGCACTCGCGCTGCAGCGCACCGGCGATCTCGACGGGCTGGACCTCGGATTTGAACACCTTGGCGAAGGTGCCGTTGACGAGACCCTCAAGTCGCTGCTCGAACTTCTTCAGCACTCCCATTGGGGCACCCCCTTCCAGGGTTCGTTCGCCTGCCCGCGA of the Kitasatospora sp. NBC_01246 genome contains:
- a CDS encoding FtsW/RodA/SpoVE family cell cycle protein, with the protein product MSPQGAPNRRNTELAMLAFAVLLPVLAYANVGLAMDDSLPAGMLGYGLGMGALALVAHLLMRRFAPYADPLMLPIATLLNGLGVVMIWRLDKAGKLLHNNYPAAANQLMWSGLGVAFFIFVMIFLKDHRVLQRYTYISMAAALVLLAAPAFFPARKEDFGAKIWIRMGAFSIQPGEFAKIILTVFFAGYLMVKRDALALASRRFMGLYLPRGRDLGPIIVIWLLSLLILIFENDLGSSFLYFGLFVVMLYVATERTSWIVFGLLMSVGGAVAVASTASHVKTRIDAWLDPMAAFTPKPPQGSTEQIGQSLMALGSGGVTGSGLGQGRSWLIDFAAKSDFILGSFGEELGLTGIMAIFMLYALLVQRGLRTAIAARDPFGKLFAVGLSSAMALQVFVVAGGVTGLIPLTGMTMPFLAQGGSSVVANWALIAILLKISDSARRPGVEPAPATELQGGAAS
- a CDS encoding FHA domain-containing protein FhaB/FipA, translating into MSELTLTVMRLGFLAVLWLFVIVAVQVIRSDLFGTKVNPRSSRRGGAATAAAATAAPAAAAPGRAPQGQPAPAAQTQGGGGGRRRGAPTQLVVVQGSLAGTTVALQGQTITLGRAHDSTIVLDDDYASSRHARIYPDQTGQWTVEDLGSTNGTYLDRQRLTAPTPLQPGMPIRIGRTVIELRK
- a CDS encoding DUF3662 and FHA domain-containing protein, giving the protein MGVLKKFEQRLEGLVNGTFAKVFKSEVQPVEIAGALQRECDNNASIWNRDRTVVPNDFIVELSPHDFERLSPYSGQLGTELAGMVREYAEAQRYSFMGPLQVNLEKADDLDTGLYRVRSRTLAAEEQPQQQAPAHPTQGGGYGRPPAAPAPGAPWQQQGAAPYSAPPPPAAPPAMPAGPPAGGNVRPFPGAGHGTAVRRWIEVNGSRHQITGNACVLGRSTEADVRIDDPGVSRKHAEIRPGTPSMVLDLGSTNGIVVDGQHTQRATLRDGSRIVVGSTTIVYRQVEG
- a CDS encoding PP2C family protein-serine/threonine phosphatase → MTLVLRFAAGSHKGLIREGNEDSGYAGPRLLAVADGMGGAAAGEVASSEVLGSIVRLDEDVPGADLLTLLGDAVQGANDRLRQMVEEDPQLEGMGCTLTAMLWTGQRMGLVHVGDSRAYLLRDGALVQITQDHTWVQRLVDEGRITPEEAETHPQRSLLMRALDGRGQVEPDLSIREVRAGDRYLICSDGLSGPVSHQTLQDTLGSFYSPEQTVQELIQLALRGGGPDNITCIVADVLDVGATDTLSGQFNDVPVVVGAVAETPPSSTVADQSIRDTPAGRAAGLGRSPQGAFGPAEGYDGGYGAAPAGFGPAEGYEGYAAGEPPVYGTEDFDDEALPKRKGKALKLSLAALVALGVLGGVGFFGYQWTQDQYYVGVDGDHVAVYQGVNQSLAGLSLSSVHTTYKDIELKYLPQDQRTHVTNTISASSLGDADDKVKKLGEQATFCHKVSDARAAAAANPALPGTAPAGQPGTTPAVAHIGFRTATAPAPSPSVPGRAAPATPTASATPTPTPTTAAPSQSAAAPATGSQGDLPGLTDEERQKADSCPKP